Proteins found in one Brevibacillus brevis genomic segment:
- a CDS encoding aldo/keto reductase has protein sequence MATHITDHSVLNNGVKMPWLGLGVWKAKDGNETLAVRSAIEAGYRSIDTAAIYGNEAGVGEGIRQAGIDRDQLFITTKVWNADQGYESTLKAFDESMKKLGTDTLDLYLIHWPVKDKYVDTWRALEKLYRDGYVRAIGISNFHSHHLEDLRQHSEIIPVINQVEYHPLLTQKELHAYCKEHHIQLEAWSPLMQGNLDHPLLVELGQKYGKSPAQIVLRWDLENQVVTIPKSITPERIRQNADVFDFSLSAEDVEKITALNENKRFGPDPDHFDF, from the coding sequence ATGGCAACACATATCACAGATCATTCCGTTTTGAACAACGGGGTGAAGATGCCCTGGCTGGGTCTGGGTGTCTGGAAGGCAAAAGACGGAAACGAAACGTTGGCCGTCCGATCCGCGATTGAAGCGGGTTATCGCAGTATAGACACGGCAGCTATCTATGGCAACGAAGCAGGCGTAGGCGAAGGTATCCGTCAAGCCGGGATTGATCGCGATCAATTGTTCATTACGACCAAGGTATGGAATGCGGATCAAGGCTACGAGTCAACGCTGAAGGCTTTTGATGAAAGTATGAAAAAATTGGGTACCGATACGCTGGATTTGTACCTGATTCACTGGCCCGTAAAAGACAAGTATGTCGATACATGGAGGGCCTTGGAAAAGCTGTACCGCGATGGATATGTACGTGCGATTGGCATCAGTAATTTTCATAGCCACCACCTCGAGGATTTGCGTCAACATAGCGAGATCATTCCGGTTATCAACCAAGTCGAGTATCATCCATTGCTTACCCAAAAAGAATTGCATGCGTATTGCAAAGAGCATCACATTCAACTAGAGGCATGGAGCCCGTTGATGCAAGGAAATCTCGATCATCCTCTCTTGGTGGAATTGGGACAAAAATATGGCAAGTCTCCTGCACAAATTGTGCTTCGCTGGGATTTGGAAAACCAAGTGGTAACGATTCCGAAGTCGATCACACCTGAGCGGATTCGCCAGAACGCAGATGTTTTTGACTTCTCCCTCAGTGCAGAGGATGTAGAAAAAATCACTGCCCTAAATGAAAATAAGCGTTTTGGGCCAGACCCGGATCATTTTGATTTTTAA